A window of Hyalangium gracile contains these coding sequences:
- a CDS encoding IS630 family transposase has product MTHWSTRSLARAAQLRGIAPTISHSTVALILRDAELQPHRSRYWKTPIPDDTFRAKAAKVLWCYENAHALAERGEVVLCVDEKPNIQALQRRCPTRPMRPGLIQRQEFEYVRHGTVNFLAKLVVHTGKMHGWCLEHNDSASLRAVLPELLWEHRDARRIHLIWDEGSSHIAHPTRSFLSNYYPQVRVLFTPAHASWLDQAELLLRAFGARYLQRGDWASRSHLIEHLNASWPEYNRLYAHPFTWSWTRTKMHRWVDRHQS; this is encoded by the coding sequence CTCCACCGTCGCGCTCATCCTCCGCGATGCCGAGTTGCAGCCGCACCGCTCGCGCTACTGGAAGACGCCGATTCCAGACGACACCTTTCGTGCCAAGGCCGCCAAGGTCCTCTGGTGCTACGAGAATGCTCACGCCCTGGCAGAGCGAGGCGAGGTAGTGCTGTGCGTGGACGAGAAGCCCAACATTCAAGCTCTGCAGCGGCGCTGTCCCACCCGCCCGATGAGGCCCGGCCTCATCCAGCGGCAGGAGTTCGAGTACGTGCGGCACGGCACGGTGAACTTCCTGGCCAAGCTGGTGGTGCATACCGGCAAGATGCACGGCTGGTGTCTGGAGCACAACGACAGCGCCAGCCTGCGGGCGGTCCTGCCCGAATTGTTGTGGGAACACCGCGATGCGCGTCGCATTCACCTCATCTGGGATGAGGGCTCCAGCCACATTGCCCACCCGACGCGTTCGTTCCTCAGCAACTACTACCCTCAGGTTCGAGTGCTCTTCACTCCGGCTCATGCCTCCTGGCTCGACCAAGCCGAGTTGCTGCTGCGCGCCTTCGGGGCGCGCTACCTTCAGCGAGGCGACTGGGCCAGCCGCTCCCACCTCATCGAGCACCTCAACGCCAGCTGGCCTGAGTACAACCGTCTCTATGCCCACCCGTTCACTTGGTCCTGGACTCGGACCAAGATGCACCGGTGGGTGGACCGTCACCAGTCCTGA